In Aciduliprofundum sp. MAR08-339, a single window of DNA contains:
- the rbcL gene encoding type III ribulose-bisphosphate carboxylase, with amino-acid sequence MTYIELDYEPKDTDLLVWFYAEPPAGRDMKYVADRIAEESSIGTWTDLKTLLPEIWEKLRARVYEIDEERRYVKIAYSLHLFEVKNMPAILASVAGNVFGMKSVENLRVLDTRFPLELLSEYPGPKYGVQGVREMTGVRDRPFLGTIIKPKIGLPAKMHAEVAYEAWVGGLDIVKDDENLASQDFNRFEERLSLTLEKKDLAEEETGEKKIYLVNITAPYREMIRRAELVQDAGNEFVMIDVFISGFSAVQSYREEGFKMAIHAHRAMHAAITRNPRHGITMLALAKIYRVLGVDNLHIGTAVGKMEGSAAEVSAIREEIQMGNVPANDTRFQQSWGDIKPVLAVASGGLHPGHVPAVVDILGKDIVIQAGGGVHGHPEGTRKGATAMRQALEAKMQGISLQEYAKDHEELRKALEKFVK; translated from the coding sequence ATGACCTATATTGAGTTGGATTACGAGCCGAAAGATACAGACCTGCTGGTTTGGTTCTACGCTGAGCCACCCGCGGGGAGGGATATGAAGTACGTGGCCGATAGAATAGCAGAGGAATCTTCAATAGGCACTTGGACTGATTTAAAGACCCTTCTTCCGGAGATCTGGGAGAAACTTCGTGCAAGGGTTTACGAGATTGATGAAGAGAGAAGATATGTGAAAATTGCGTATTCCCTTCATCTCTTTGAAGTGAAGAACATGCCTGCAATTCTGGCAAGCGTGGCGGGAAATGTGTTCGGAATGAAGAGCGTTGAGAATCTTCGTGTTTTGGACACGAGATTTCCTCTTGAATTGCTATCGGAGTATCCCGGGCCCAAGTACGGGGTGCAGGGCGTGCGCGAGATGACAGGAGTGCGAGATAGACCGTTCCTTGGAACGATAATTAAGCCAAAAATCGGATTGCCTGCGAAGATGCACGCGGAGGTCGCATACGAGGCGTGGGTTGGTGGTCTGGATATAGTGAAGGACGATGAGAACCTTGCATCTCAGGATTTCAACCGCTTTGAAGAGCGACTCTCTCTGACATTGGAGAAAAAGGACCTTGCCGAGGAGGAGACGGGGGAGAAGAAGATTTACCTCGTGAACATAACCGCTCCGTACAGGGAGATGATTCGCCGTGCTGAGCTGGTGCAAGATGCGGGCAACGAGTTCGTGATGATTGACGTCTTCATCTCAGGATTTTCGGCGGTGCAGAGCTATCGCGAGGAAGGATTCAAGATGGCCATACATGCGCATAGAGCAATGCATGCAGCCATAACTCGCAATCCGAGGCACGGAATAACAATGCTCGCCTTGGCGAAGATTTACAGGGTTCTGGGTGTGGACAACCTGCACATCGGCACCGCGGTGGGAAAGATGGAAGGCTCCGCTGCCGAGGTCTCTGCGATTCGCGAGGAGATTCAGATGGGCAATGTGCCTGCGAATGATACGAGGTTCCAGCAGAGCTGGGGAGACATAAAGCCGGTGCTGGCAGTTGCATCAGGAGGCTTGCATCCCGGGCATGTGCCGGCGGTTGTGGATATACTCGGAAAAGATATCGTGATTCAGGCGGGTGGCGGAGTGCATGGACATCCGGAAGGCACGAGAAAGGGCGCAACAGCCATGCGCCAAGCGCTGGAGGCTAAGATGCAGGGAATTTCCCTTCAGGAATATGCAAAGGACCACGAAGAGCTGAGAAAAGCGCTGGAGAAATTTGTTAAATAA
- a CDS encoding response regulator transcription factor produces the protein MEDSLHVLLVDDNRELSNIIKTYLSQRGFNVMVANNGRDAMGMIEKARRIDVILLDLMLPDVNGLDMLRSIREHSKDVPIIIISGVKDLNTVIEAMKAGADDYLVKPFRLGELESKINEILYKKAMEQPVQQTLTAERALEVVDTLDYSGGMLKFSFKNIDEMRRFLNILRERDDVDVKDVRVGEEYEVYLTIKR, from the coding sequence ATGGAAGATAGCCTTCACGTTCTGCTTGTGGACGACAACAGGGAACTTAGCAATATAATAAAAACATATCTCTCCCAGCGTGGGTTCAATGTGATGGTGGCAAATAATGGCAGGGATGCTATGGGTATGATAGAAAAGGCAAGACGCATTGATGTTATTCTTTTGGATTTGATGCTTCCGGATGTGAACGGTCTTGATATGCTTCGCTCCATAAGAGAGCATTCAAAGGATGTGCCCATAATAATCATCAGCGGGGTCAAGGACCTAAATACCGTAATAGAAGCAATGAAAGCAGGTGCAGATGATTACCTAGTCAAGCCCTTCAGGCTTGGAGAACTGGAGAGCAAAATTAACGAGATCCTGTACAAAAAGGCAATGGAACAGCCGGTACAACAAACCCTCACTGCCGAACGTGCGTTGGAAGTGGTTGATACCCTTGATTATTCGGGGGGTATGCTGAAATTCTCATTCAAGAACATAGATGAGATGAGGAGATTTCTAAATATACTGCGGGAGAGGGACGACGTGGATGTCAAAGATGTTCGTGTGGGCGAGGAATACGAAGTATACCTCACCATAAAGAGGTAG
- a CDS encoding radical SAM protein, with amino-acid sequence MYYMHIFDPWNFPLCTCPKKYTVDPYTGCEHRCIYCYITSYIRNPWKVRPKRDFLRLFERDLKNAKLKLPISMSNSSDPYPKVERELRITRGALNLTRRYDFSLLMLTKSDIVVRDIDVLENIRSVVAITITTLDENLANKLEPMAPSPERRLRALEKLRGAGIKTIVRLDPVIPGINDNEEEIREMVRVFADIGVRQIISSTYKVKPDNFRRVAGVFKDQAERLHRIYYENGEMVRGIRYAPRDLRLKILKRIRDASLKYGLDFSVCREGLPLNTASTCDGSHML; translated from the coding sequence GTGTACTATATGCACATATTTGATCCCTGGAACTTCCCGCTCTGCACATGTCCCAAGAAGTACACTGTAGATCCCTACACGGGCTGTGAGCACAGATGCATATATTGCTACATAACATCGTACATTCGCAATCCATGGAAGGTACGACCGAAAAGGGATTTTCTCCGCCTTTTTGAGAGGGATTTGAAGAATGCAAAACTGAAATTGCCGATCTCAATGAGCAATTCCTCCGACCCCTATCCAAAGGTTGAGAGAGAGCTGAGAATAACCAGGGGGGCATTGAATCTAACGCGAAGATACGATTTTTCTCTTCTAATGCTCACAAAATCGGATATTGTGGTTAGGGACATTGATGTTCTTGAGAACATAAGAAGCGTAGTGGCCATAACGATAACCACACTTGACGAAAACCTTGCAAATAAACTGGAACCCATGGCCCCAAGCCCTGAGAGAAGATTGAGAGCACTTGAAAAATTGAGGGGGGCAGGCATCAAAACCATTGTGCGTCTCGATCCGGTAATACCTGGAATAAACGATAATGAAGAAGAGATAAGAGAAATGGTGAGGGTATTTGCAGATATAGGGGTTAGGCAGATCATAAGTTCAACCTACAAGGTCAAACCCGATAATTTCAGGCGCGTTGCTGGAGTTTTTAAGGACCAAGCAGAGAGACTACATAGAATATACTATGAAAATGGCGAAATGGTCCGAGGAATAAGGTACGCTCCGAGAGATCTGAGATTAAAGATTCTAAAAAGAATACGCGATGCTTCCCTAAAATATGGCCTTGATTTTTCTGTGTGTCGTGAGGGTTTACCCCTAAACACTGCATCCACATGCGATGGAAGTCATATGCTCTAA
- a CDS encoding CBS domain-containing protein: MFPPLSSIRERRRKLGWTQKKLADMSGVSQSYIAKIERGNLMPTYEMAKRIFEALDRGEFEESSPMARDIMVRDIISVGERDKIGYAGELMEKHGISQIPVFRGNDVVGLITESDVMRAYREHGHNASMAMVSDFMSDPPPLVPGDMSLNSLISILTQYQAILVHGKNGVEGIITRADIVSLASWGSNHLGKRTKYGARI, translated from the coding sequence ATGTTCCCACCGCTGAGTTCCATCAGGGAGAGAAGGAGAAAGTTGGGATGGACCCAGAAAAAACTCGCTGATATGAGCGGTGTGTCTCAGAGTTACATTGCGAAGATTGAGAGGGGTAATCTCATGCCCACCTATGAAATGGCCAAGAGAATATTTGAAGCCCTGGACAGGGGTGAGTTTGAAGAATCCTCACCCATGGCCAGGGATATAATGGTCAGAGACATAATATCAGTTGGGGAAAGGGACAAAATAGGATACGCAGGTGAATTGATGGAAAAGCACGGTATAAGTCAGATTCCCGTGTTCAGGGGAAATGATGTGGTTGGTCTTATCACCGAAAGTGATGTGATGAGGGCTTACAGGGAGCATGGCCACAATGCATCCATGGCTATGGTGAGTGATTTCATGTCTGACCCACCTCCACTTGTTCCAGGAGATATGAGTTTGAACTCCCTTATATCCATACTGACTCAGTATCAAGCGATTCTGGTCCATGGGAAGAATGGAGTTGAGGGAATAATAACCAGGGCCGATATAGTTTCCCTTGCCTCATGGGGATCTAACCATCTCGGTAAAAGGACTAAGTATGGTGCAAGGATATGA